The Naumovozyma dairenensis CBS 421 chromosome 1, complete genome genome includes a region encoding these proteins:
- the SNX3 gene encoding Snx3p (similar to Saccharomyces cerevisiae SNX3 (YOR357C); ancestral locus Anc_7.30), with amino-acid sequence MVAYGYSKNKQARIQTTTQDMSSKKREFKSFGTTEKTTLSNSPRKSQTLTEIYGEPENFLEIEVRHPITHNATLADMRQGLGNNPGNNSNGERNMFTDYEIFCHTNLPNFKKRSSKVRRRYSDFEFFKKCLIKEITMLHNHPRIMVPHLPGKVFFSNRFNDDVIEERRQGLNKWMKTVAGHPLLQSGSQVLVRFIQDEKFVG; translated from the coding sequence atggTAGCCTATGGATACTCGAAGAACAAACAAGCTAGGATACAAACAACCACGCAAGATATGTCCAGTAAGAAGAGggaattcaaatcatttggTACCACTGAGAAAACGACACTATCCAACTCCCCTCGTAAGAGTCAAACGCTCACTGAAATCTATGGTGAACCGGAGAATTTCCTAGAGATTGAAGTTAGACACCCGATAACACATAATGCCACTTTAGCAGATATGAGACAAGGTCTTGGGAACAATCCCGGGAACAATTCTAATGGGGAAAGGAATATGTTTACAGATTATGAAATCTTTTGTCATACCAATTTACCTAATTTTAAGAAACGGTCCTCGAAGGTGAGGAGAAGGTATTCTGATTTCGAATTCTTTAAGAAATGTCTCATTAAGGAAATAACGATGTTACATAACCATCCTAGAATTATGGTACCTCATTTACCAGGGAAAGTGTTTTTCAGTAATCGATTTAATGACGACgttattgaagaaagaagacAAGGTTTAAATAAATGGATGAAAACCGTTGCAGGTCATCCATTATTACAATCAGGTTCACAAGTATTAGTTAGATTTATACAAGATGAGAAGTTCGTTGGTTAA
- the HAP5 gene encoding Hap5p (similar to Saccharomyces cerevisiae HAP5 (YOR358W); ancestral locus Anc_7.29), translating to MNKGNSSTEEFNAEDIRNLAILQQESRNLSSKNTDGDTNNNEIYDTPYEQQKHQQDDVTQLDLQQHELLGVGEDGEDDDDEYDVFRNVGLGLTGHYKEIMIQYWQELINEIEATNEPGSKFQDDFKSSSLPFARIRKVMKTDEEVRMISAEVPIIFAKACEVFITELTMRAWCVAENNRRRTLQKADIAEALKKCDMFDFLIDIVPRGEEQQ from the coding sequence ATGAATAAAGGCAATTCCTCTACTGAAGAATTCAACGCGGAAGATATAAGAAACCTGGCCATCTTACAACAAGaatcaagaaatttatCTTCTAAAAATACAGATGGGGACACTAATAACAATGAGATATACGATACTCCCTACGAACAACAGAAGCACCAACAAGACGATGTAACACAACTGGACCTTCAACAACATGAATTGCTTGGTGTAGGGGAAGACGGcgaagatgatgatgacgagTATGATGTATTCAGAAACGTCGGATTGGGTTTGACAGGCCATTATAAGGAAATTATGATCCAATATTGGCAAGAATTGATTAACGAAATTGAAGCTACTAACGAACCAGGTTCCAAATTTCAAGATGATTTCAAATCCAGTTCTTTACCCTTTGCAAGAATTAGGAAAGTCATGAAGACAGATGAAGAGGTAAGAATGATTAGTGCAGAAGTACCTATCATCTTTGCTAAAGCTTGCGAAGTCTTTATTACAGAATTGACTATGAGAGCTTGGTGTGTCGctgaaaataatagaagaCGAACGTTACAAAAAGCAGACATTGCAGAAGCTTTAAAGAAATGTGACATgtttgatttcttaatcGATATCGTCCCAAGGGGAGAAGAACAGCAATAA
- the NDAI0A08710 gene encoding endoplasmic reticulum-Golgi intermediate compartment family protein (similar to Saccharomyces cerevisiae ERV46 (YAL042W); ancestral locus Anc_7.31), with the protein MLVNKSTLLSLDAFSKTQEDVRIRTKTGAIISISCILVTVLLLLNEWIQYSQIVTRPTLVVDRERNLKLDLNLDISFPSMPCDILNLDILDDAGDLQLDILNQGQFTKTRLDRMGNVIEVSKFKIDDDVAEFPPNDENYCGPCYGSIDQSGNDKIESVKDKICCQTCEQVREAYLKAGWAFFDGKNIEQCEREGYVTKINKHLNEGCRVKGNVLLNRIQGNIHFAPGKAFQNVKGHFHDSSLYETSPDLNFNHIIHHLSFGKTIEQLAQLRGATVATSPLDGQQISPSFDSHLYRYSYFVKIVPTRYEYLDKMISETAQFSATFHQSLVTGERDPENPNIKYSRTGLPGLFIYFEMSPLKIINTEQHFKSWSGVFLHCITSIGGILAVGTILDKFFYKAQRTVINRKSTN; encoded by the coding sequence ATGTTAGTGAACAAATCCactttattatcattggATGCATTTTCTAAGACTCAAGAAGATGTTCGAATTAGAACCAAGACCGGAGCAATAATAAGTATCTCATGTATACTGGTAACGGTCCTGCTTCTTTTGAATGAATGGATTCAATATAGTCAGATTGTTACTAGACCAACGTTAGTGGTAGATCGtgaaagaaatttgaaattagatttgaatttagatATTAGTTTCCCATCTATGCCCTGTGATATCTTGAATTTAGATATTTTGGATGATGCAGGTGATTTACAACTGGATATTTTAAATCAGGGGCAATTTACAAAGACAAGATTGGACCGTATGGGGAATGTCATTGAAGTGTCGAAATTTAAAATCGATGATGATGTGGCTGAATTTCCTCCTAATGATGAAAACTATTGTGGTCCTTGTTATGGATCTATTGATCAATCTGGCAATgacaaaattgaaagtgTAAAGGATAAAATTTGTTGTCAAACTTGTGAACAAGTTCGTGAAGCTTATTTGAAGGCTGGGTGGGCATTTTTTGATgggaaaaatattgaacaaTGTGAAAGAGAAGGTTATGTCACTAAGATTAATAAGCATTTAAATGAAGGTTGTAGGGTGAAGGGGAATGTTCTTTTAAATAGAATTCAAGGAAATATTCATTTCGCACCGGGGAAGGCATTTCAAAATGTCAAGGGTCATTTCCATGATAGTTCACTTTATGAAACTTCACCTgatttaaatttcaatCATATTATCCATCATTTAAGTTTTGGTAAAACAATTGAACAATTAGCACAATTAAGAGGTGCCACAGTGGCGACATCTCCATTAGATGGTCAACAAATTTCTCCCTCATTCGATTCTCATTTATATAGATACTCATATTTTGTCAAGATTGTACCTACAAGGTATGAATATCTTGATAAGATGATATCTGAAACTGCCCAATTTAGTGCTACTTTTCACCAAAGTTTAGTGACAGGTGAGAGAGATCCAgaaaatccaaatattaaGTATTCAAGAACTGGATTACCTGgattattcatttatttcgAAATGTCCccattgaaaattattaatacaGAACaacatttcaaatcatGGTCTGGTGTCTTTTTACATTGTATTACCAGTATTGGTGGTATATTAGCTGTAGGGACAATTCTAGATAAGTTTTTCTATAAGGCTCAAAGAACTGTCATAAATAGGAAGAGCACTAACTAA
- the VTS1 gene encoding Vts1p (similar to Saccharomyces cerevisiae VTS1 (YOR359W); ancestral locus Anc_7.27) has product MPNPFEDVQNSRPQSPGTAKNNNNTYNLNSTIPRGIHPGAVLLSPQSSSMSISNSTNRILLSPNVHENSSSLSMSFTDLLDQQPFMLDLPNRSTVSSPPLTMHDVSQQYNVPKTSSSNPTPNLNSITVGSTSLLSSPKPLPLPTTVENINDFINTQPSIPSATLKNSLQTSFDQTTNEPRISNHLNIPINNQSVSTINNNANNFNNDINQLCSWITLLTVSQQKQVLDNIFSVLSVEALQHLKLKLLTNSSNTVNGSNTSHRGSNKTTPNNSKIPNSPPHTHPHPQVPTIASPVPNRYPRSDIKHQRIDQVMNLDAIFSSHNNGTDNTGDSKFVERSPLQQQQQAQQNYQKGGHPSILYQQWSPPPISSSQPIYDYIKESRQRPKSAEPRVLMGNTSPSLSYSQESINNIMESSKNSILKGSLASLQNDLNANNTHSNNMATGSDNSINTKNITTNSNNNISYCKHDNNNNNNSNYSNLHTQPQTTSNYVQNYNNNNNNHVSNNISNSYQYQQYGNNQHSQFHPHHHRHNINSKHVNMNKNRPTSPLSSSTISTQIALETAPTASEDLAYRNISIYKNHNNNNNNNNNNNLDIYDMNYRHHNKLRTSNNNNNNNSSNSNNTMVDSSTENNNFNNTAINNSMNAKNLTDPRLLTNVPLWLKSLRLHKYSDILEKYSWLELIDLDDSTLENNGVSALGARRKLLKAFGIVKDYKERGLIDERAFI; this is encoded by the coding sequence ATGCCAAACCCATTCGAGGATGTACAGAATAGTCGTCCGCAATCACCAGGGACCGCCAagaacaataacaacacATATAACCTAAATAGTACAATTCCCAGAGGCATTCATCCAGGTGCTGTTTTGTTATCTCCACAGTCATCTTCTATGAGCATAAGTAACAGTACTAATCGAATATTGCTCTCACCGAATGTACACgaaaattcttcttcattaagTATGTCTTTTACAGACTTGTTAGATCAACAACCGTTCATGTTAGATCTTCCAAATAGATCCACTGTTTCTTCTCCTCCGTTGACTATGCATGACGTATCTCAGCAATATAATGTGCCAAAAACCTCAAGTTCAAATCCAACCccaaatttaaattcaataacaGTTGGTTCcacatcattattatcttctcCGAAACCATTGCCCCTACCAACAACAGTGGAAAACataaatgatttcattaatacACAACCTTCTATTCCGAGCGCCAccttgaaaaattcattgcAAACTTCCTTTGATCAAACGACTAATGAACCTAGAATATCTAATCATTTGAATATCCCAATTAATAATCAAAGCGTTTCtacaattaataataatgctaataattttaataacGATATCAATCAATTATGTTCATGGATAACGCTCCTAACTGTTTCTCAACAGAAGCAAGTCctagataatattttctctGTACTATCAGTTGAAGCATTACAACATCTGAAGTTAAAACTACTTACTAATAGTTCCAATACTGTTAATGGATCCAACACTAGTCATCGTGGTAGTAACAAAACTACCCCTAATAATAGTAAAATACCAAATTCACCTCCTCATACTCACCCTCACCCTCAAGTTCCTACTATCGCATCACCAGTACCAAATAGATATCCGCGAAGTGATATCAAACATCAAAGGATTGATCAAGTAATGAATTTAGACgcaattttttcttcgCATAATAATGGAACTGATAACACAGGTGATAGTAAATTCGTTGAGCGCTCTCcattacaacaacaacaacaagcGCAACAAAATTACCAAAAAGGTGGTCATCCGTCCATTCTGTACCAACAATGGTCACCACCTCCGATCTCATCATCACAACCCATTTATgattatattaaagaatCCAGGCAAAGGCCCAAGTCTGCAGAACCTCGAGTGTTAATGGGTAATACTTCGCCATCATTGTCATATTCACAGGAATCTATAAACAACATAATGGAAAGCTCTAAGAATTCCATCTTAAAAGGATCATTGGCCTCATTACAAAATGATTTAAACGCTAATAATACACATTCTAATAATATGGCTACAGGTAGCGATAATAGCATCAATACTAAGAACATTACCACaaatagtaataacaaCATATCTTATTGTAAAcatgataacaataataataataatagtaactATTCTAATTTGCATACACAACCACAAACAACATCCAATTATGTACAGAActacaataataataacaataatcaTGTCTCTAATAACATCAGCAATAGCtatcaatatcaacaatatGGGAACAATCAACATTCCCAATTccatcctcatcatcaccGCCATAATATTAACTCTAAGCATGTTAATATGAACAAAAATAGACCTACTTCACCATTATCATCCTCAACAATAAGCACACAAATAGCATTAGAAACAGCACCTACAGCATCAGAAGATTTAGCATACCgtaatatttctatttaCAAGAATcataacaacaacaacaacaataacaataacaataaccTCGATATATACGATATGAATTACCGTCATCACAATAAACTTCGaacttctaataataataacaataataatagtagtaatagtaataataccatGGTCGATTCTTCAACAGAGaacaataattttaataatacagctataaataattcaatgaaCGCTAAAAATTTAACAGATCCTAGATTATTAACGAATGTACCATTATGGCTTAAATCATTAAGGTTACATAAATATTCCgatattttggaaaaatattcatgGTTGGAATTAATTGATCTTGACGATTCCACGTTGGAGAATAATGGTGTTAGTGCATTAGGTGCAAGAAGGAAGTTATTAAAGGCATTCGGTATAGTTAAAGATTATAAAGAACGTGGTTTGATAGATGAGAGAGCATTCATATAG